In Streptomyces sp. NBC_00448, the following are encoded in one genomic region:
- a CDS encoding sulfite exporter TauE/SafE family protein encodes MLALSLLSCLALAAGVLSGVVGTGSSLVLLPVLVVLYGPRVAVPVMAIASVFGNLGRVIAWWREIRWRPVLAYSLTGVPGAVLGAHTLLTIPPAAVDVFLAVFFLAMIPIRRLIRRSRIRIRLWHMALAGAFVGFLTGLVLSTGPLSVPVFTGYGMTGGAFLGSEAASAVLLYAGKLATFDTAGVLAPPVVTRGLVIGVALLTGSMCGKWVVRRLRVRTFELLVDAVLVVGSVGMLLALR; translated from the coding sequence ATGCTCGCGCTGTCCCTTCTCTCGTGCCTCGCCCTCGCCGCCGGCGTCCTCAGCGGCGTCGTCGGCACCGGCTCCTCGCTGGTCCTCCTGCCGGTGCTCGTCGTGCTGTACGGGCCGCGGGTCGCCGTACCGGTGATGGCGATCGCCTCGGTGTTCGGCAACCTCGGGCGGGTGATCGCCTGGTGGCGCGAGATCCGCTGGCGGCCGGTGCTCGCGTACTCGCTGACCGGCGTGCCCGGCGCCGTGCTCGGCGCCCACACCCTGCTGACGATCCCCCCGGCCGCCGTCGATGTCTTCCTGGCCGTGTTCTTCCTGGCGATGATCCCGATCCGTCGCCTGATCCGGCGCTCACGTATCCGTATCCGGCTGTGGCACATGGCGCTCGCGGGGGCGTTCGTCGGTTTCCTCACCGGGCTGGTCCTGTCCACCGGGCCGCTCAGCGTGCCGGTGTTCACCGGATACGGGATGACCGGTGGCGCGTTCCTGGGTTCCGAGGCGGCGAGCGCGGTGCTGCTCTACGCGGGCAAGCTCGCGACGTTCGACACCGCCGGCGTCCTCGCGCCGCCCGTCGTCACCCGCGGTCTCGTCATCGGGGTGGCCCTGCTCACCGGCTCCATGTGCGGCAAGTGGGTCGTACGGCGGCTTCGCGTACGCACCTTCGAGCTTCTCGTCGACGCGGTGCTCGTCGTCGGCTCGGTGGGAATGCTGCTCGCGCTGCGGTGA
- a CDS encoding nitroreductase family deazaflavin-dependent oxidoreductase, with protein MPKIRKLLMKPGATRAWAALGRFLAPADRVLLGLSRGRVGVGAAAGLSTLLLTTTGRHSGQPRQVPVLYVRHGGGLVVVGSNWGGDRHPGWSANLLAQPRAEVTARGRTTAVTARLLTGEERRSAWEKVAAYWPAYDAYATRAPDRAIRVFLLTRSPETSV; from the coding sequence GTGCCGAAGATACGGAAGCTGCTCATGAAGCCGGGCGCCACGCGGGCCTGGGCGGCCCTGGGTCGCTTCCTGGCCCCCGCCGACCGCGTTCTGCTGGGCCTGAGCCGTGGCCGGGTTGGAGTGGGAGCGGCGGCGGGTCTGTCCACCCTGCTGCTGACGACGACCGGCCGGCACAGCGGGCAGCCCCGGCAGGTCCCCGTGCTGTACGTCCGCCACGGCGGCGGCCTCGTCGTGGTCGGCTCCAACTGGGGCGGCGACCGCCACCCCGGCTGGTCCGCGAACCTGCTCGCCCAGCCGCGGGCGGAGGTGACCGCCCGCGGCCGTACGACGGCGGTGACCGCACGGCTGCTCACCGGCGAGGAGCGCCGGAGCGCGTGGGAGAAGGTCGCGGCGTACTGGCCCGCGTACGACGCCTACGCCACGCGGGCCCCCGACCGCGCGATCCGCGTCTTCCTCCTGACCAGGTCACCAGAGACGTCGGTCTGA
- a CDS encoding GntR family transcriptional regulator, giving the protein MAQDRKSGRAGRSAVRRGIREALAAGDMVPGQRLVEQELSDGFGVTRSSVREALQELAAEGLVELVPNRGARVRVVSVEDAVLITECRAVLEVLCARRAAVHATAEDRKALLDVGERMRAAVAEGALDTYSALNRRLHERVAAASGQTVAESLLDRLNAQMVRHQFRLAARAGRPAKSLPQHLAIIDAVVAGDPDAAQQATRAHLDSVLEELRATADGAASSVVG; this is encoded by the coding sequence GTGGCGCAGGACCGGAAGTCGGGGCGGGCGGGGCGGAGCGCGGTGCGGCGGGGCATCCGCGAGGCGCTCGCGGCCGGGGACATGGTGCCCGGCCAGCGGCTGGTGGAGCAGGAGCTGTCGGACGGGTTCGGCGTCACCCGCAGTTCGGTCCGCGAGGCTCTCCAGGAGCTGGCCGCCGAGGGGCTGGTGGAGCTGGTGCCGAACCGGGGCGCGCGGGTGCGCGTGGTCTCGGTCGAGGACGCCGTGCTGATCACGGAGTGCCGCGCGGTGCTCGAAGTCCTGTGCGCGCGGCGGGCGGCCGTCCACGCGACGGCCGAGGACCGCAAGGCGCTCCTCGACGTCGGGGAGCGCATGCGCGCGGCCGTCGCCGAAGGAGCCCTGGACACCTACTCCGCCCTCAACCGCCGCCTGCACGAGCGCGTGGCCGCCGCGAGCGGTCAGACGGTGGCCGAGTCGCTGCTCGACCGGCTCAACGCCCAGATGGTGCGTCACCAGTTCCGCCTCGCCGCCCGCGCCGGTCGCCCCGCCAAGTCGCTGCCCCAGCACCTGGCGATCATCGACGCGGTCGTGGCCGGGGACCCGGACGCCGCTCAACAGGCGACCCGGGCGCATCTCGACAGCGTTCTGGAGGAGTTGCGAGCGACCGCTGACGGTGCTGCCTCGTCCGTCGTCGGCTGA